In the Phycisphaerae bacterium genome, one interval contains:
- a CDS encoding glycosidase → MPMIRFDDNPLITPADVKPSRPDFEVVCVFNAGVIRLGGEILLLLRVAERPRPQPGE, encoded by the coding sequence GTGCCGATGATTCGTTTTGACGACAACCCGCTGATCACTCCGGCCGACGTGAAGCCCTCGCGGCCCGATTTTGAGGTGGTGTGCGTGTTCAATGCGGGGGTGATTCGTCTCGGGGGAGAGATTCTGCTGTTGTTACGCGTGGCGGAGCGACCCCGGCCGCAGCCCGGCGAGT